Proteins from one Fragaria vesca subsp. vesca linkage group LG6, FraVesHawaii_1.0, whole genome shotgun sequence genomic window:
- the LOC101313527 gene encoding serine/threonine-protein phosphatase PP1-like — MDPSVLDDIISRLLEVRGRPGKQVQLSESEIRQLCSASKDIFLQQPNLLELEAPIKICGDIHGQYSDLLRLFEYGGLPPNANYLFLGDYVDRGKQSLETICLLLAYKIKYPENFFLLRGNHECASINRIYGFYDECKRRFNVRLWKTFTECFNCLPVAALIDEKILCMHGGLSPELNNLDQIRSLLRPTDVPDTGLLCDLLWSDPSKDVQGWGGNDRGVSYTFGPDTVTEFLEKHDLDLVCRAHQVVEDGYELFANRQLVTIFSAPNYCGEFDNAGAMMSVDDTLMCSFQILKPADKRAKFNLGSLTTAKPGNSSTGVFGSTTTAKPSNTPAGVKSLMQR, encoded by the exons ATGGACCCATCGGTTCTTGACGACATAATCAGCCGTCTTCTTGAAGTCCGAGGCCGACCCGGAAAGCAGGTCCAGCTATCCGAGTCCGAGATCCGGCAACTCTGCTCTGCCTCTAAAGACATCTTTTTGCAACAACCCAACTTGTTAGAGCTTGAAGCACCCATCAAGATTTGTG GTGACATACATGGTCAATACTCGGATCTCTTAAGGCTTTTTGAGTATGGGGGATTACCTCCTAATGCCAATTACTTGTTCTTGGGAGATTATGTGGATCGAGGAAAGCAAAGTTTAGAAACAATATGTCTTCTCCTTGCATATAAAATAAAGTATCCTGAGAACTTTTTTCTCTTGAGAGGAAACCATGAGTGTGCTTCTATAAACCGTATATATGGATTTTATGACGAGTGTAAGAGAAGATTCAATGTGAGGCTATGGAAGACATTTACGGAGTGCTTTAACTGCCTACCAGTTGCAGCCCTGATTGATGAAAAGATTCTCTGTATGCATGGGGGTCTTTCTCCTGAGCTGAATAATTTAGATCAAATTAGATCTCTACTCCGGCCAACTGATGTACCAGACACAGGTTTACTCTGTGATCTTCTCTGGTCTGATCCCAGTAAAGATGTGCAAGGTTGGGGAGGGAATGACCGGGGAGTGTCCTACACATTTGGTCCTGATACAGTTACTGAGTTTCTTGAGAAGCATGATTTGGATCTCGTTTGTCGTGCTCACCAG GTTGTGGAGGATGGGTATGAGTTATTTGCCAACCGCCAACTTGTGACGATATTTTCAGCACCTAATTATTGTGGGGAGTTCGATAATGCTGGTGCCATGATGAGCGTGGACGACACATTGATGTGCTCTTTCCAAATATTAAAACCGGCTGACAAAAGGGCGAAGTTTAACTTGGGCAGCCTAACTACAGCTAAGCCTGGAAATTCTTCAACTGGTGTTTTTGGGAGCACAACTACAGCTAAGCCTAGCAATACTCCAGCAGGAGTCAAG TCCTTGATGCAGAGGTAG